GGTGTACCGCGTCCCGTTGCTCGCCGCACGCGACGCGTCCGGGGCCGGAAGCGGAGGGGACGCTGCCGGAGGGGAACCCGGGCGGACGTCGGCCGGGGGCGACGGATCGAACTCCGGCCGAACGGCGGAGTGGTCGGCCGGACGCGACTCCGGTCGGGGGGCAGGTCGGTCGGGGGGCGCGCCAGACCAGCCCGTCGAGGTGGGCGAACGGCGCACCGTCGAGATCGAGGACATCGGCGAGCAGGGCGACGGGATCGCCCGCGTCGACCGGGGGTTCGTCGTCATCGTCCCCGACACCGAGGTGAGCGAACGCGTCACCATCGAGATCACGGACGTCGGGGGGACGGTCGGGTTCGGCGAGGTCGTCGAGCGGAAGGACTACTACGAGTGAGTCGGGGACCCGTTCCGCGCGCCGTCGGCGAGCCCCGCCCCGGGTCGGTGGAACGTCGCCGCGGCTACTCGTGGCTGTGGACGTTGGTGCTCCCGCACTCCGGGCACCGCGTGAGCGTCCCCAGCGGCGGGTGAGCGACCCGGTCCCACGCCTCGCCTACCGGGGCCGCGAACCCACAGCCGAGACAGGTCAACCGCGTCGCGTCGACGGATTCGTCGGCCATCGACTGCTTCCACTCACGCACGGGTAAAAGAAGTTTCCCGGGAATCGTGCCGCCCGAGAATCGTGCCGCCCGAGGAACCCTGCTCCCCGGGGGAGTCGTGCCGGCGATCGGGGGTACCCGGCGGCGAGGGATACACGAAACCGGCGTGTGGGACGGGCGTATCGAACTGGTACGCACGCGCGGACGATCGGCCAACGTTTCCGTTACCTGCAAAGGAAGGCAGGGTACCCATGCCGTCGACGGTCGAACTTGCTCCGGAGGCACCATGAGCGAACGCGACAGGAACGACGAACGCGATAGAACCGTGGACGGCTCCGGCCGGGGGGTGGACGACGACCGCTCCCCGTCGCGCGATCCGAACGTGACCGGCGAGCGCGACCCGGCCGAGGGTCGGGACAGGGCCGGCGAGGGCGACGTCGCCGGCAGCCGGAACACGACCCACGAACGGGACGTGACCGATGACCCCGACCGGACTGGCGGTTCCAGCACGTCCGGGAGCGCTGGCCGGACCGGCGACCGGGACCCCGCCGCCGGCTCGACGACGACCGACGACCCCGACGTGGCGGACGACGCCGCCACGGCCGACGACCCCGGTATGGGGGGCGACCCCGACACGACCGGCGGGTACGACGCGAACCCCGGCGGGCGCGGCAAGTGGATCTCGGCGATCATCGGCCTCCTCGGGCTCTGGATGATCCTCCAGGCCGTCCTGTTCGAACTCACGCCGGGACAGTTCTGGAACGACGTCATCGTGGGCGCGCTCCTGCTCGCGGTCGGCGGGTACAACTACTACCGCCGCGCGGACGAGCGCCTGGGGAACATCGGCGCCGCCGCGCTCGCAGCGCTGATCGGCCTGTGGCTCGTCGCGTCCCCGTTCGTCTTCGGGGCCGGCGACACGGCGAGCGGGTTCGCCTTCTGGAACGACGTCCTCGTCGGCCTGTCGGCGCTCGTTCTCGGCGCCTACAGCGCCTACAAGGGCCGCTCCCGGCGCCGTGCGACGGCCAGAACCGCGTGAGGTGATGAACGGCCGGGCGGTCGGCCCGTCCGCCTTTCCGTTTTTTTTTTTTCGCGCAATCGACCCCCGAGAAACGTTCTACCGACGGCGTTCGGGGCGCGTCACCAGTCGCTCGCGAGGTCGCGCGACATCGTCTCGCGCCGGTAGGCGGCGACGTGGTACCTCGTGATCAGTACCGAGTACGCCGTCACTAGCACCGAGAAGAGGCCGATGTACGGAAGCGAGCCGTCGTGAACGAGCCCGTTCACCAGTTGGAGTAGCGCGAACGCCGGGAGGCCGAAGGTGAAGATGCCGGTTCGCACGGGGAACTCGCTGGCCATCCGCAGGAACGTCTCCCTCTCGTCCGCCGCGTGTGTGCCCGGTATGCTCATCGTATCTGCTCTTGTAGAGTGCCTACCGAGCACAGGTATAGGGGCTTCGAAACTGGGCGACCGACCGTGCCGTCGCCGAGCCCGGCAGGTGGTCGCCGACGGTCGACTGCCGTCGGCGGTCGACGGCGATTACAGCCCCGTCGGGAACAGTTCGGGGACGCGGTCGCGGTCAGGGTGGACTTCGACCGGGTGAAGCGCCGTCGTCCGGTCGAGATGCACGAGCGCGTCGTACCGGTCGGGAAGGTCCGTCGGGACGTAGTTCCCGACCTCCCGGTCCGGGTGGTAGACGACGCCGATGGCCCGGTGGCCGCGGGGTTCCGCGAGCCGGTCGTCCTCGTCGACGGCGTCGGTGAGGAGGAGCCGATCCGCCCCGCCCGCGCGACGGAAGACGTCCTCGAGGCTCCCCTCGACCGCCGCCGGAACGGTCATCTCCTCCGTCGGCGCGCCCCACTCGTCGCCGGCGACGGCGCTCCCGGCGTGGGAACCGAATCCGACCAGTTCGACGTCCTCCGGGGGGTTGTCCTCCCGGACGAGTTGCCCGACGTTGAGCCGACCCCTCGCCTCCATGTCGGTCGCCCGAGCGTCGCCGACGTGGGTGTTGAGCGCCCAGACGACCGCCTTCGCGTCCCCGCCGTATGGTTCGAAACACCGGTACGCCTCCCGGGCGTGCTCGGCCGCCTCCGGGTCCTCGTCCGACAGGTAATCGACGACCGCTCCCATCGACTCGAACAGGCCGTACACGTGGAGCCCGTAGACGCCGACCGCGTCGGACGGTCCCCGTTCGTGCTCGGACGACTCCCGGTTGTGCCGTTCGAGCCACTCCAGGAACTGCGCGGTCTCCCAGTTGGCCCACATCCACGTCGGCCAGCGATCGAACGAGTCGAGGACCTCCCGGACGGTCCCGTCCGCGCCCGGCAGGCCCTTCACGAGGCGGTTCGGCTCGTAACGGCTCGTCCAGTCGCCCTCGACGGCGACGAAGTCGAAACCGTGGTCCCGAACGAGGCGTGCGGTCAGGTGCGCGCGCCACCGGTAGGACTCCGAGGTCCCGTGGGGCGCCTCTCCGAGGAGGACGAACCGCGCGTCGGCGCACCGATCGAGGAGCGCGTCCGCGTCGGCCGGCCCGTCGACCCGCATCGCGTACCGTTCGACCTCCCGTGCGGCCCGATCGACGGCTCCCGGTTCGTTCCGGGTGGTGCGGTCGCTCAGCGACATCCGTGTGAACGGATGGCACGTGGACGGGGTAAGTACTGGCGGCTCGGCCGTCGACGTGGCCACCCGTTCGCCCTCGAGCCGTCCACTCCGAGCGTGAACGACCACGGCCGGGCGGCGAGGACGGTCGAAAAAATCCCGGCGAAGTGTCCGTGGCTTCCCTCGGGGTCCCGCTGGACCGCGTGGGAACCGGGTACAGCGTCTCCGGGTGAGCGGAGTTCGAAAGGTGCCGGATGGGGTGGATGCCGGGTTCGGCACCTGGTGTGGGGTCGTCGACGGTACAGGGGGGAACGACCGTCGAATCTCGCTCCGCAGGTCGCCACCGAGCCCTCGGGTGATCGCGTCGCGTTCCGGGCCAGGCACGCGACGCCCTCCGACGGCCGGTAGCAACTACTCGTACACGGGATTCTTCCATTGTTATTCAGGTGGTACCAGAACGTAAGCAGTACCCATAGCCGGGGGCGTTTCCCGCCGGGA
The DNA window shown above is from Halorarum salinum and carries:
- a CDS encoding TRAM domain-containing protein, with translation MDVSEEIRCLFAARVEERRDSFVVEVPKREVEIGDVEVGEVYRVPLLAARDASGAGSGGDAAGGEPGRTSAGGDGSNSGRTAEWSAGRDSGRGAGRSGGAPDQPVEVGERRTVEIEDIGEQGDGIARVDRGFVVIVPDTEVSERVTIEITDVGGTVGFGEVVERKDYYE
- a CDS encoding SPW repeat protein, yielding MSERDRNDERDRTVDGSGRGVDDDRSPSRDPNVTGERDPAEGRDRAGEGDVAGSRNTTHERDVTDDPDRTGGSSTSGSAGRTGDRDPAAGSTTTDDPDVADDAATADDPGMGGDPDTTGGYDANPGGRGKWISAIIGLLGLWMILQAVLFELTPGQFWNDVIVGALLLAVGGYNYYRRADERLGNIGAAALAALIGLWLVASPFVFGAGDTASGFAFWNDVLVGLSALVLGAYSAYKGRSRRRATARTA
- a CDS encoding erythromycin esterase family protein; this translates as MSLSDRTTRNEPGAVDRAAREVERYAMRVDGPADADALLDRCADARFVLLGEAPHGTSESYRWRAHLTARLVRDHGFDFVAVEGDWTSRYEPNRLVKGLPGADGTVREVLDSFDRWPTWMWANWETAQFLEWLERHNRESSEHERGPSDAVGVYGLHVYGLFESMGAVVDYLSDEDPEAAEHAREAYRCFEPYGGDAKAVVWALNTHVGDARATDMEARGRLNVGQLVREDNPPEDVELVGFGSHAGSAVAGDEWGAPTEEMTVPAAVEGSLEDVFRRAGGADRLLLTDAVDEDDRLAEPRGHRAIGVVYHPDREVGNYVPTDLPDRYDALVHLDRTTALHPVEVHPDRDRVPELFPTGL